The Coffea arabica cultivar ET-39 chromosome 3c, Coffea Arabica ET-39 HiFi, whole genome shotgun sequence genome contains a region encoding:
- the LOC140004420 gene encoding uncharacterized protein, whose amino-acid sequence MGSKTLLFFCISMAVVLMITSEVAAKSVDDSKTVETNQEVEAKYHGGYGDHHGGGHGGHPGGGYGGHPGEGNGDRGGGHGGHGGGGHHGGGSHGGSHGGYGHGGHHGGGGHGGHPGEAADAEPQN is encoded by the exons ATGGGTTCCAAgacacttcttttcttttgcatttccaTGGCTGTAGTTCTAATGATTACCTCAGAGGTGGCTGCCAAGTCAGTTGACGATT CCAAGACAGTTGAGACAAATCAGGAAGTAGAAGCCAAGTACCATGGAGGATATGGAGATCACCATGGAGGAGGTCATGGAGGGCATCCTGGTGGTGGATACGGGGGCCATCCAGGAGAAGGTAATGGGGATCGCGGTGGCGGCCATGGTGGTCATGGCGGTGGCGGGCATCATGGCGGAGGCAGCCACGGAGGCAGCCATGGTGGTTATGGACATGGAGGGCATCATGGTGGTGGCGGCCATGGTGGACATCCTGGTGAGGCCGCAGATGCTGAGCCTCAGAACTAA